A window of the Cannabis sativa cultivar Pink pepper isolate KNU-18-1 chromosome X, ASM2916894v1, whole genome shotgun sequence genome harbors these coding sequences:
- the LOC133031826 gene encoding uncharacterized protein LOC133031826 → MGKEKQYWLLKTEPGEWSWDHQASNGGLTKWDGVKNKQAQKHLKSMKQGDLCFFYHSGAKARRVVGVVKVSREWYSEKEEEDDVVVDVEAVGEMRRLVDLSEMKRDPGLAGFTLFRQPRLSVVPVSMDVWEKVCELGGGFEGDGKDIDNGGSGDDNEEEQC, encoded by the coding sequence ATGGGGAAGGAGAAACAGTACTGGCTTTTGAAGACGGAGCCTGGAGAGTGGTCATGGGATCACCAAGCATCGAACGGTGGCCTAACCAAGTGGGACGGTGTCAAAAACAAGCAGGCTCAGAAGCACCTCAAGTCCATGAAACAAGGCGACCTTTGCTTCTTCTACCACTCCGGAGCCAAAGCCCGCCGAGTCGTCGGCGTCGTCAAGGTCAGCCGTGAGTGGTACTcggagaaggaagaagaagacgacGTCGTTGTGGACGTGGAGGCCGTTGGGGAGATGAGGAGGCTGGTTGACTTGAGTGAGATGAAAAGAGACCCTGGTCTTGCTGGCTTTACTCTGTTTAGACAGCCCAGATTGTCGGTTGTGCCAGTTTCCATGGATGTGTGGGAGAAGGTCTGTGAATTGGGTGGTGGGTTTGAAGGAGATGGTAAAGATATCGATAATGGCGGTAGTGGTGATGATAATGAAGAAGAGCAGTGTTGA